Proteins encoded in a region of the Cupriavidus pauculus genome:
- a CDS encoding HNH endonuclease — protein MVVKRRLRANAHDQLGPPAIPVAANARCPLCGRPLLEDASTDLHHPIPKSQGGREVVPMHRICHQKIHSVFTEPELAATYHDWPTLRAHPVIAAFIRWIARKPPGFYDRNRTTNARRGR, from the coding sequence ATGGTCGTCAAACGCCGGCTCCGCGCCAACGCGCACGATCAACTCGGCCCACCCGCGATCCCGGTGGCGGCCAACGCGCGCTGCCCGCTATGCGGCCGTCCGCTGCTCGAAGACGCCAGCACCGATCTGCACCACCCGATCCCGAAAAGCCAGGGCGGCCGCGAGGTCGTGCCCATGCACCGTATCTGCCACCAGAAGATCCACTCGGTCTTTACGGAACCCGAACTCGCGGCCACCTATCACGACTGGCCCACGCTGCGCGCCCACCCGGTCATCGCCGCCTTCATCCGCTGGATCGCGCGCAAGCCGCCGGGCTTCTACGACCGCAACCGCACCACCAACGCCCGCCGCGGCCGCTGA
- a CDS encoding alpha/beta hydrolase yields MSAHPTLASLAELPSQDPAFYAHAYNNRALVPDHPVHMARWAADSALVRARVTFREGLGYGDPDSPYADAETLDYFPAVTSVDFARPPLLVFIHGGYFRSLDKSDHSFVATQLPRKGVSVAVINYSLCPAVSVETIVRQVLQSVAWLYREADALGHDRDRIYLAGHSVGGHLVAMLMAALWPQFGADLPADLVKGGMSISGLYDLEPLRRAEFLQTDLKLSAADVERLSPAYLKPATDAPFITAVGELESSEFHRQKALIRAAWPDNVREDIPLPGRHHFNALDDLAREGTPLLRATLAMVGAV; encoded by the coding sequence ATGTCTGCCCATCCCACCCTGGCCAGTCTCGCCGAACTGCCCTCGCAGGATCCTGCCTTCTATGCGCACGCGTACAACAACCGCGCGCTCGTGCCCGATCATCCCGTGCATATGGCCCGATGGGCAGCGGACTCCGCGCTCGTGCGCGCGCGTGTCACGTTTCGCGAGGGGCTCGGCTATGGCGACCCCGATTCCCCGTACGCCGACGCGGAGACGCTCGATTATTTTCCCGCGGTGACCAGCGTCGATTTCGCGCGGCCGCCGCTGCTGGTGTTTATTCACGGCGGGTACTTCCGCTCGCTCGACAAGAGCGACCACAGCTTTGTCGCGACGCAGCTGCCGCGCAAGGGCGTGTCGGTCGCGGTGATCAACTATTCGTTATGTCCGGCGGTCAGCGTCGAGACGATCGTGCGGCAGGTCCTGCAGAGCGTGGCGTGGCTCTACCGCGAGGCCGATGCGCTGGGGCACGACCGCGACCGCATCTATCTGGCGGGCCATTCGGTGGGCGGGCATCTCGTGGCGATGCTGATGGCGGCGCTCTGGCCGCAGTTCGGCGCGGACCTGCCGGCCGATCTGGTCAAGGGTGGGATGTCGATCAGCGGGCTGTACGACCTCGAGCCGCTGCGGCGCGCCGAATTCCTGCAGACGGATCTGAAGCTCAGCGCGGCTGACGTCGAGCGGCTCTCGCCGGCCTACCTGAAGCCCGCGACCGATGCGCCGTTCATCACGGCCGTGGGGGAGCTCGAGTCGAGCGAGTTCCATCGCCAGAAGGCGCTGATCCGGGCAGCCTGGCCCGACAATGTGCGCGAGGACATTCCGCTGCCGGGCCGGCACCATTTCAACGCGCTGGACGACCTTGCGCGCGAGGGCACGCCGTTGCTGCGCGCGACCCTCGCGATGGTGGGCGCGGTCTGA
- a CDS encoding NAD(P)-dependent oxidoreductase, with protein MTTVAFIGLGVMGAPMVGHLIAAGHTVRASVRRPEAAEAARALGAEPFFSHAEAARGAEVVFTNVTSSEDVREVLLGKNGVVDGAAPGTICIDHSTISPIVTREIAAALAARGIEALDCPVSGGVIGAQAATLTIMVGGSEAVLERVRPLLAVIGKHINYIGDHGAGQVAKLCNQIAQVVNIEGIAEAMRFAGAQGVDTQRVFNAMASGFAGSRMLDLLGPKMVSRDFAPGMEARLHYKDFGLANGIAEELGLPLPAMRATAAQLDKLIDNGWGKDDTSSLLRVLEQQNGK; from the coding sequence ATGACTACCGTTGCATTCATTGGCCTCGGCGTGATGGGCGCGCCGATGGTCGGCCATCTGATCGCAGCCGGCCATACCGTGCGCGCCTCCGTGCGCCGGCCGGAAGCCGCCGAGGCGGCGCGCGCGCTCGGCGCCGAACCGTTCTTCTCTCACGCCGAAGCGGCACGCGGCGCCGAGGTCGTCTTTACCAACGTGACATCGTCCGAGGACGTGCGCGAGGTATTGCTCGGCAAGAACGGCGTGGTGGACGGCGCCGCGCCGGGCACGATCTGCATCGACCACAGCACGATCTCCCCGATCGTCACGCGCGAGATCGCGGCGGCGCTTGCCGCGCGCGGCATCGAGGCGCTCGACTGCCCGGTGTCGGGCGGCGTGATCGGCGCGCAGGCGGCCACGCTGACGATCATGGTCGGTGGCAGCGAAGCCGTGCTCGAGCGCGTGCGCCCGTTGCTGGCCGTCATCGGCAAGCATATCAACTACATCGGCGATCATGGCGCGGGCCAGGTGGCCAAGCTGTGCAACCAGATCGCGCAGGTCGTCAATATCGAAGGCATTGCGGAAGCGATGCGCTTTGCGGGCGCGCAGGGCGTCGACACGCAGCGCGTGTTCAACGCGATGGCCAGCGGCTTCGCGGGCAGCCGCATGCTCGATCTGCTCGGACCGAAGATGGTCTCGCGCGATTTCGCGCCGGGCATGGAAGCGCGCCTGCACTACAAGGATTTCGGCCTCGCCAACGGTATCGCCGAAGAACTCGGGCTGCCGCTGCCCGCGATGCGCGCCACCGCGGCGCAACTCGACAAGCTTATCGACAACGGCTGGGGCAAGGACGATACGTCTTCGCTGCTGCGCGTGCTCGAACAGCAGAACGGAAAGTAA
- a CDS encoding methyltransferase, giving the protein MSTHSSEPIIHWTEDGAERQARWRSEAGVPAPRRVVIADDTTSADTAYRLACEGTALLWRGDFQNARQLLQAMARRTDRKPRRAPKGAKAPASVTEAFHLHRLAQSQRARTLGMLLIPFDADHVVPLRRAPDVHEACVQVHGETDAPYVASLRELLGMIGAYEWRRKGVEVPALEDRIHPWYGVFSPVRGEYLDLVAAEPLPAGLAKQSLAFDIGTGTGVIAAVLARRGVRRVVATDQDPRALGCARANLSQLGYADRVEVTEADLFPAGRAPLVVCNPPWVPARPSSPIEHAVFDPESRMLRGFLAGLAAHLEPGGEGWLLLSDFAEHLGLRTREELQGWIDAAGLVVAGRSDIRPRHPKAADADDPLHAARVAEVTSLWKLRAKA; this is encoded by the coding sequence ATGTCCACCCATTCATCCGAACCCATCATCCACTGGACCGAGGACGGTGCCGAGCGCCAGGCGCGCTGGCGCTCCGAGGCCGGTGTGCCCGCGCCCAGGCGCGTGGTCATCGCCGACGACACCACGTCGGCCGATACCGCCTATCGTCTCGCCTGCGAGGGCACCGCGCTGCTGTGGCGCGGGGACTTTCAGAACGCGCGCCAGCTGCTGCAGGCCATGGCCCGCCGCACGGACCGCAAGCCCAGGCGCGCGCCCAAGGGGGCCAAGGCTCCCGCGAGCGTGACCGAGGCCTTCCATCTGCATCGGCTCGCGCAGTCGCAGCGCGCGCGCACGCTGGGCATGCTGCTGATTCCGTTCGATGCGGACCACGTGGTGCCGCTGCGCCGCGCGCCCGATGTGCACGAGGCCTGCGTGCAGGTCCATGGCGAGACCGATGCCCCGTACGTGGCCTCCCTGCGCGAACTGCTCGGCATGATCGGCGCCTACGAATGGCGCCGCAAGGGCGTGGAAGTGCCGGCGCTCGAGGACCGCATCCATCCGTGGTACGGCGTGTTCTCGCCGGTACGCGGCGAATATCTCGATCTCGTGGCCGCCGAGCCGCTGCCCGCCGGGCTGGCGAAGCAGTCGCTCGCGTTCGATATCGGTACGGGTACCGGCGTGATCGCCGCCGTGCTCGCGCGCCGCGGCGTGCGGCGCGTGGTGGCCACCGACCAGGATCCGCGCGCGCTGGGCTGCGCGCGGGCAAACCTTTCGCAGCTGGGTTACGCGGACCGCGTCGAAGTCACCGAAGCCGATCTGTTCCCGGCCGGCCGCGCGCCGCTCGTGGTCTGCAATCCGCCATGGGTGCCCGCCCGGCCGAGCTCGCCGATCGAGCACGCCGTGTTCGATCCGGAAAGCCGCATGCTGCGCGGTTTCCTCGCGGGACTGGCCGCGCATCTGGAGCCGGGCGGCGAAGGCTGGCTGCTGCTCTCGGACTTTGCCGAGCATCTGGGCCTGCGCACGCGAGAGGAACTGCAGGGCTGGATCGATGCGGCGGGGCTCGTCGTGGCCGGCCGCTCGGATATCCGTCCGCGCCACCCGAAGGCCGCCGATGCCGACGATCCGCTGCACGCCGCGCGCGTGGCCGAAGTGACGTCGCTCTGGAAACTGCGCGCCAAAGCCTAG
- a CDS encoding CysB family HTH-type transcriptional regulator, whose amino-acid sequence MNLHQFRFVREAVRQNFNLTEAAKALYTSQPGVSKAIIELEEELGVDIFTRHGKRIRSLTEPGRRILTSVEKILQEVESLKRVGKDYAAQDQGNFTIATTHTQARYALPRVVGEFTKRYPKVRLSIQQGNPAQIADMVLHDQADIAIATEGISRDRGLVSLPGYQWQHVVVTPPDHPLLERKHLTIEDLMAFPLITYDPNFAGRPKIDKAFELRQLQPDIVLEAVDADVIKTYVEIGLGVGIVAGVAFDPERDRNLRGIPAGHLFGTNVTHLAVKQGAYLRSFVYTFIELFSPTLNRKLVEQAMSGDHEAYEL is encoded by the coding sequence ATGAACCTGCACCAGTTCCGATTCGTCCGTGAAGCCGTCCGTCAGAATTTCAATCTGACCGAGGCGGCTAAAGCGCTTTATACGTCACAACCGGGCGTCTCGAAGGCTATTATCGAGCTGGAAGAGGAGCTGGGTGTCGATATCTTCACACGCCACGGCAAGCGGATTCGCAGCCTGACCGAGCCGGGGCGGCGCATCCTGACCTCCGTGGAGAAGATTTTGCAGGAGGTGGAGAGCCTCAAACGTGTCGGCAAGGACTATGCGGCACAGGATCAGGGCAACTTCACCATCGCCACCACGCACACGCAGGCCCGTTATGCCCTGCCCCGCGTGGTCGGCGAGTTCACCAAGCGTTACCCGAAGGTCCGCCTGTCCATCCAGCAGGGCAACCCGGCCCAGATCGCCGACATGGTCCTGCACGACCAGGCCGACATCGCGATCGCGACGGAAGGGATCTCGCGCGACCGCGGCCTCGTGTCCCTGCCCGGCTATCAATGGCAACATGTGGTGGTTACGCCACCCGACCATCCGCTGCTCGAGCGCAAGCACCTGACGATCGAGGATCTGATGGCCTTCCCGCTCATTACCTACGACCCGAACTTCGCGGGCCGGCCCAAGATCGACAAGGCGTTCGAGCTGCGACAGCTGCAGCCGGACATCGTGCTCGAGGCCGTCGATGCCGACGTGATCAAGACTTACGTCGAGATCGGCCTCGGGGTCGGCATCGTCGCGGGCGTCGCGTTCGACCCCGAGCGCGACCGCAACCTGCGTGGCATTCCGGCCGGCCACCTGTTCGGTACCAATGTGACCCATCTGGCCGTCAAGCAAGGCGCCTACCTGCGCAGCTTCGTCTACACCTTCATCGAACTGTTCTCGCCCACGCTGAACCGCAAGCTGGTCGAGCAGGCGATGTCCGGCGACCACGAAGCCTACGAGCTCTGA
- a CDS encoding sulfite exporter TauE/SafE family protein: MSLAYTVSGLLVGLLVGLTGVGGGSLMTPLLTLLFGFSPATAVGTDLAFAAITKGFGTIAHRAHGHVQWHVVRRLCIGSLPAAVAAILVLKSAGELDAQWLHAIRLTIGVSVLLTVASLLFRKQMLDWLARHPRFQLEGRAQTIATVIVGAVIGVLVTVSSIGAGAVGATLILLLYPHMKPAEVAGTDIAYAVPLTALAGLGHVWLGTVHWNLLLALLVGSIPGIWLGAQLSRALPERLVRAALATTLTLVAIKLVS, translated from the coding sequence ATGTCCCTCGCCTATACCGTTTCCGGTCTGCTGGTCGGTCTCCTCGTCGGTTTGACCGGCGTGGGTGGGGGTTCGCTCATGACGCCGCTGCTGACGCTGCTGTTCGGCTTCTCGCCCGCCACGGCGGTCGGCACTGACCTCGCCTTCGCCGCCATCACCAAGGGCTTCGGCACGATCGCGCACCGCGCGCATGGCCACGTGCAGTGGCACGTGGTGCGCCGCCTCTGCATCGGCAGCCTGCCCGCCGCGGTCGCGGCCATCCTTGTCCTCAAGAGTGCCGGCGAGCTCGACGCCCAGTGGCTGCACGCGATCCGCCTGACCATCGGCGTGTCGGTGCTGCTGACCGTCGCCTCGCTGCTGTTCCGCAAGCAGATGCTCGACTGGCTCGCGCGTCATCCCCGTTTCCAGCTCGAAGGCCGCGCGCAGACGATTGCGACGGTCATCGTCGGCGCCGTGATCGGCGTGCTCGTGACCGTGTCGTCGATCGGCGCGGGCGCGGTCGGCGCGACGCTGATCCTGCTGCTGTACCCCCATATGAAGCCGGCCGAAGTGGCCGGCACCGACATCGCGTACGCGGTGCCGCTGACCGCGCTGGCCGGCCTTGGCCATGTGTGGCTCGGTACCGTGCACTGGAACCTGCTCCTCGCGCTGCTGGTGGGCTCGATCCCCGGCATCTGGCTTGGCGCGCAACTGTCGCGGGCACTGCCCGAGCGGCTCGTGCGCGCGGCCCTGGCAACGACCTTGACGCTCGTCGCGATCAAGCTCGTCTCCTGA
- a CDS encoding nitrite/sulfite reductase, with product MYQYDQYDQRIVNERVAQFRDQVQRRLSGELTEEEFLPLRLQNGLYMQRHAYMLRVAIPYGLLSSKQLRMLAHIARTYDRGYGHFSTRQNIQYNWMDLERVPDVLADLASVEMHGIQTSGNCVRNITTDHFAGVAPDEYVDPRVLAELLRQWSTFQPEFAFLPRKFKIAINASATDRAVIQMHDIGIEAYRNSEGETRLRIWAGGGLGRTPILGTVIKEDLPWQHLLSYVESAIRVYNRYGRRDNKYKARIKILVKAIGAEKFAKEVEEEWQFSKDGPGTITQEEFDRVAQYFAPPAYEKLPDTDASYEKHLLEDKAFARWVSRNVHGHKVTGYAAVTLSTKPGPASPPGDATDVQMDAVADLADRFGYGELRVAHEQNLILPDVKKRDLFDLWQLAKKAGLATANIGLLTDIIACPGGDFCSLANAKSLPIAAAIQERFEDLDYVYDLGELSLNISGCINACGHHHVGNIGVLGVDKDGSEWYQVTLGGAQGNNAALGKVIGPSFSAEEMPDVVSRIIDTFVANRVEDEPFIQTLSRIGITPFKERVYADKQRERAEA from the coding sequence ATGTATCAGTACGACCAGTATGACCAACGCATCGTCAACGAACGCGTTGCCCAGTTTCGTGACCAGGTACAGCGCCGTCTCTCCGGCGAACTGACCGAGGAAGAATTCCTGCCGCTGCGGCTGCAGAACGGCCTGTACATGCAGCGCCATGCGTACATGCTGCGCGTGGCGATTCCGTATGGCCTGCTGTCGTCGAAGCAGCTGCGCATGCTCGCGCATATCGCGCGCACGTACGACCGCGGCTACGGCCATTTCTCGACGCGCCAGAACATCCAGTACAACTGGATGGACCTCGAGCGCGTGCCCGACGTGCTGGCCGACCTCGCCAGCGTCGAGATGCACGGCATCCAGACCTCGGGCAACTGCGTCCGCAACATCACGACCGACCACTTCGCCGGCGTGGCGCCGGACGAGTACGTCGATCCGCGCGTGCTGGCCGAACTGCTGCGCCAGTGGAGCACGTTCCAGCCCGAATTCGCGTTCCTGCCGCGCAAGTTCAAGATCGCGATCAACGCCTCGGCGACCGATCGCGCCGTGATCCAGATGCACGATATCGGCATCGAGGCCTACCGCAACTCGGAAGGCGAGACGCGCCTGCGTATCTGGGCCGGTGGCGGCCTGGGCCGCACGCCGATCCTCGGCACCGTGATCAAGGAAGACCTGCCGTGGCAGCACCTGCTGTCGTACGTCGAGTCGGCCATTCGCGTGTACAACCGCTATGGCCGCCGCGACAACAAGTACAAGGCGCGTATCAAGATCCTCGTGAAGGCCATCGGCGCGGAGAAGTTCGCCAAGGAAGTCGAGGAAGAATGGCAGTTCAGCAAGGACGGTCCCGGCACGATCACGCAGGAAGAATTCGACCGCGTGGCGCAGTACTTCGCGCCCCCGGCCTACGAGAAGCTGCCCGATACCGATGCGTCCTACGAAAAGCATTTGCTCGAGGACAAGGCGTTCGCGCGCTGGGTCAGCCGTAACGTGCATGGCCACAAGGTGACGGGCTATGCGGCCGTCACGCTGTCGACGAAGCCCGGTCCCGCATCGCCCCCGGGCGACGCCACCGACGTGCAGATGGATGCGGTGGCCGATCTGGCCGACCGCTTCGGCTACGGCGAACTGCGCGTGGCGCACGAGCAGAACCTGATCCTGCCGGACGTGAAGAAGCGCGACCTGTTCGACCTGTGGCAGCTCGCGAAGAAGGCCGGCCTGGCCACCGCGAACATCGGCCTGCTGACCGACATCATCGCGTGCCCGGGCGGCGACTTCTGCTCGCTGGCCAACGCCAAGTCGCTGCCGATCGCGGCCGCGATCCAGGAGCGCTTCGAGGACCTCGACTACGTCTACGACCTCGGCGAACTCTCGCTGAACATCTCCGGCTGCATCAACGCCTGCGGCCATCACCACGTCGGCAATATCGGCGTGCTCGGCGTGGACAAGGACGGTTCCGAGTGGTACCAGGTGACGCTCGGCGGCGCGCAAGGCAACAACGCGGCGCTCGGCAAGGTCATCGGCCCGTCGTTCAGCGCCGAGGAAATGCCCGATGTGGTCAGCCGCATCATCGACACGTTCGTCGCCAACCGCGTCGAGGACGAGCCGTTCATCCAGACGCTGTCGCGCATCGGTATCACGCCGTTCAAGGAACGCGTGTACGCCGACAAGCAGCGCGAGCGCGCCGAAGCCTGA
- a CDS encoding DUF934 domain-containing protein: MAKIIQLQRSATEVRPVIVDDNWTVLRATEAEPLDEARIAAAAQGKDAVLFPLSVWKASEALLAGRDPAITGVWLAPEDEPADAEVLFKQVSVVAVDFPVFRDGRGFSTAYLLRTRYHWAGQLRAIGDVLRDQLNFMKRCGFDAFAVRADKNIEDAIKGFTEFTVAYQASVDEPLPLFRRARAEVTAHGAAHQGGAA, translated from the coding sequence ATGGCAAAGATCATTCAACTGCAACGCAGCGCCACGGAAGTGCGTCCGGTCATCGTCGACGACAACTGGACCGTGCTGCGCGCGACCGAAGCGGAACCGCTCGACGAGGCGCGTATCGCCGCCGCCGCACAGGGTAAGGACGCCGTGCTGTTCCCGCTGTCGGTATGGAAAGCCAGCGAAGCGCTGCTGGCTGGCCGTGACCCGGCCATCACCGGCGTGTGGCTGGCCCCGGAAGACGAGCCGGCCGATGCCGAGGTCCTGTTCAAGCAGGTTTCGGTGGTGGCGGTGGACTTCCCGGTGTTCCGTGATGGCCGCGGCTTCTCGACGGCCTATCTGCTGCGCACGCGCTATCACTGGGCGGGCCAGCTGCGCGCCATCGGCGACGTGCTGCGCGACCAGCTCAACTTCATGAAGCGTTGCGGCTTCGATGCGTTCGCGGTGCGCGCGGACAAGAACATCGAGGACGCGATCAAGGGCTTCACCGAATTCACCGTGGCCTACCAGGCGTCGGTGGATGAGCCCCTGCCGCTGTTCCGCCGCGCCCGCGCGGAGGTAACGGCGCACGGGGCTGCGCATCAAGGCGGGGCGGCATGA
- a CDS encoding phosphoadenylyl-sulfate reductase translates to MSVVLSDIPVVDASAEVSSLRPPALWTMPLYTGSIEALEAKEQALAERLAGIASRFFRARFATSLAAEDMVLTDAILRGNEGVRAGIRVFTLNTGRLHAETLAVLDKVHAHYGYVIEQFTPDAEAVENYVKRHGENAFYESVDLRKSCCGIRKVEPLNRALSHADAWMTGQRREQAVTRLELPFEEMDDARGIPKFNPLADWSEAEVWAYLTRHNVPVNALHAKGYPSIGCEPCTRATKAGEDVRAGRWWWESKDSKECGLHEQNIKH, encoded by the coding sequence ATGAGCGTCGTCCTGTCAGACATTCCCGTTGTCGATGCCTCCGCGGAGGTGTCGTCCCTGCGTCCCCCAGCGCTGTGGACGATGCCCCTGTACACGGGCTCGATCGAGGCCCTCGAGGCCAAGGAACAGGCGCTGGCCGAACGGCTGGCGGGCATTGCGTCGCGCTTTTTCCGCGCGCGCTTCGCCACGAGCCTGGCCGCCGAGGACATGGTGCTGACGGACGCGATCCTGCGCGGCAACGAAGGCGTGCGCGCGGGTATCCGCGTGTTCACGCTGAACACGGGCCGCCTGCATGCCGAAACGCTGGCGGTGCTGGACAAGGTGCATGCGCACTACGGCTACGTGATCGAGCAGTTCACGCCCGATGCGGAAGCGGTCGAGAACTACGTGAAGCGCCACGGCGAGAACGCGTTCTACGAGAGCGTGGACCTGCGCAAGTCCTGCTGCGGCATTCGCAAGGTCGAGCCGCTCAACCGCGCGCTGTCCCACGCCGATGCGTGGATGACGGGCCAGCGCCGCGAGCAGGCCGTCACGCGCCTGGAGCTGCCGTTCGAAGAGATGGACGATGCGCGCGGCATTCCGAAGTTCAACCCGCTGGCGGACTGGAGCGAGGCCGAAGTCTGGGCCTACCTGACGCGCCACAACGTGCCCGTCAACGCGCTGCATGCCAAGGGTTACCCGAGCATCGGCTGCGAGCCGTGTACGCGCGCGACCAAGGCCGGCGAGGATGTACGCGCCGGGCGCTGGTGGTGGGAGTCGAAGGACTCCAAGGAATGCGGGTTGCACGAACAGAACATCAAGCATTAA
- the cysD gene encoding sulfate adenylyltransferase subunit CysD has product MGIMNEIAEAEVTANVASNVEHLLQVQNDHLDRLEAESIYIIREVVAECRNPALLFSGGKDSIVMLHLALKAFRLGDRKTELPFPLVHIDTGHNYPEVIAFRDQRVAEIGARLVVGHVEDSIKRGTVRLRKETDSRNAAQAVTLLETIEAHKYDALMGGARRDEEKARAKERIFSFRDEFGQWDPKAQRPELWSLYNARMAQGEQMRVFPISNWTELDVWQYIARENLALPPIYYAHQREVVRKNGLLVPVTPITPKQDGDESEVLSVRFRTVGDISCTCPVASTAASPVEIIAETAVTEITERGATRMDDQTSEASMERRKKEGYF; this is encoded by the coding sequence ATGGGCATCATGAACGAAATCGCCGAAGCAGAAGTTACCGCCAACGTTGCCAGCAACGTCGAGCACCTGCTGCAGGTACAGAACGACCACCTCGACCGGCTGGAAGCCGAGTCGATCTACATCATCCGCGAGGTGGTGGCCGAGTGCCGCAATCCCGCGCTGCTGTTCTCGGGCGGCAAGGATTCGATCGTGATGCTGCACCTGGCGCTCAAGGCGTTCCGGCTCGGCGATCGCAAGACCGAACTGCCGTTCCCGCTCGTGCATATCGACACGGGCCACAACTATCCGGAAGTGATCGCGTTCCGCGACCAGCGCGTGGCCGAGATCGGCGCGCGCCTCGTGGTGGGCCATGTCGAGGACTCGATCAAGCGCGGCACCGTGCGCCTGCGCAAGGAAACCGACTCGCGCAATGCCGCGCAGGCCGTGACGCTGCTGGAAACCATCGAGGCGCACAAGTACGACGCGCTGATGGGCGGCGCGCGCCGCGACGAAGAGAAGGCCCGCGCGAAGGAGCGCATCTTCTCGTTCCGCGACGAATTCGGCCAGTGGGATCCCAAGGCGCAGCGCCCGGAACTGTGGAGCCTCTACAACGCGCGCATGGCGCAGGGCGAGCAGATGCGCGTGTTCCCGATCTCGAACTGGACCGAGCTCGACGTGTGGCAGTACATCGCGCGCGAGAACCTGGCGCTGCCGCCGATCTACTACGCGCACCAGCGCGAGGTCGTGCGTAAGAATGGCCTGCTCGTGCCCGTGACGCCCATCACGCCGAAGCAGGATGGCGACGAGAGCGAAGTGCTGTCGGTCCGCTTCCGTACCGTGGGCGATATCAGCTGCACGTGCCCGGTGGCGAGCACGGCGGCTTCGCCGGTGGAGATCATCGCGGAAACCGCGGTGACGGAGATCACCGAGCGTGGCGCGACCCGCATGGACGACCAGACCAGCGAAGCATCGATGGAACGCCGCAAGAAAGAAGGCTACTTCTGA
- a CDS encoding sulfate adenylyltransferase subunit 1, whose translation MSTQSNHQGLLRFITAGSVDDGKSTLIGRLLYDSKAVLSDQLTALANAKNKRTAGEQIDFSLLTDGLEAEREQGITIDVAYRYFSTARRKFIIADTPGHEQYTRNMVTGASTAHAAIVLVDATRVTVTNGRAELLAQTKRHSAILKLLELQHVIVAVNKMDLVDYSEQRFNEIRTAYTELAEQLGLKDVQYVPVSALRGDNIVHASDAMPWYQGEPLLPLLEALPVQDFAPAGDAALRFPVQLVIRQDGAQSDDFRGYAGRVEAGTVRVGQKLRVLPANREAVVAEVLTPNGSADAAHAGDTVTVRLSEDVDVSRGDMFVAAETAAVAAKKLQADLCWFDDESLNPARKYVLKHTTASVFARVSAVDRVLDVHTLSHETGRHDIRLNDIGAVQISLQKPIVCDAYGDNPATGAFVLIDEATNHTVAAGMIRAYA comes from the coding sequence ATGAGCACCCAATCGAATCACCAAGGCCTGCTGCGCTTTATCACCGCAGGCTCCGTCGACGACGGCAAGAGCACGCTGATCGGCCGCCTGCTGTACGACAGCAAGGCCGTGCTGTCCGACCAGCTGACCGCGCTGGCCAACGCCAAGAACAAGCGCACCGCGGGCGAGCAGATCGACTTCTCGCTGCTGACGGACGGCCTCGAGGCCGAGCGCGAGCAGGGCATTACCATCGACGTGGCATATCGCTACTTCTCCACCGCGCGCCGCAAGTTCATCATCGCGGACACGCCGGGTCACGAGCAGTACACGCGCAACATGGTCACGGGCGCTTCCACGGCGCACGCCGCGATCGTGCTCGTCGATGCGACGCGCGTCACGGTCACGAACGGCCGCGCCGAGCTGCTCGCGCAGACCAAGCGCCATTCGGCGATCCTCAAGCTGCTGGAACTGCAGCACGTGATCGTCGCGGTCAACAAGATGGACCTCGTCGACTACAGCGAACAGCGCTTCAACGAGATCCGCACCGCCTACACCGAGCTGGCCGAACAGCTGGGGCTGAAGGACGTGCAGTACGTGCCCGTGTCCGCGCTGCGTGGCGACAACATCGTGCATGCGAGCGATGCCATGCCGTGGTATCAGGGCGAGCCGCTGCTGCCCCTGCTCGAAGCGCTGCCGGTGCAGGACTTCGCGCCCGCGGGCGACGCGGCGCTGCGCTTCCCGGTGCAGCTCGTCATCCGCCAGGATGGCGCGCAATCGGACGACTTCCGCGGCTACGCGGGTCGCGTGGAAGCGGGTACCGTGCGCGTGGGCCAGAAGCTCCGCGTGCTGCCCGCGAACCGCGAGGCCGTGGTCGCCGAGGTGCTGACGCCGAACGGCAGCGCGGATGCCGCGCATGCGGGCGACACCGTCACCGTGCGCCTGTCCGAGGATGTGGATGTATCGCGGGGCGATATGTTCGTCGCCGCTGAGACCGCTGCCGTGGCGGCCAAGAAGCTGCAGGCGGACCTTTGCTGGTTCGACGACGAGTCGCTGAACCCGGCGCGCAAGTACGTGCTCAAGCACACCACGGCCAGCGTGTTCGCGCGCGTGTCGGCTGTGGATCGCGTGCTCGACGTTCATACCCTGTCGCATGAAACCGGCCGTCACGATATCCGTCTCAACGACATTGGCGCGGTGCAGATCTCGCTGCAGAAGCCGATCGTGTGCGATGCGTATGGCGACAACCCGGCGACGGGCGCGTTCGTGCTGATCGACGAAGCCACCAACCACACGGTGGCAGCGGGTATGATCCGTGCATACGCTTGA